A window of the Dyadobacter pollutisoli genome harbors these coding sequences:
- the rsgA gene encoding ribosome small subunit-dependent GTPase A, with the protein MLVKGLVLRSTGSWYDVRDSRDGHIWQCRLKGKFKALGLKVTNPIAVGDSVNFEIEDDVQNFGIIHEIMPRENYVVRQSVHKAAHSHLIAANVDQAILIVTLVFPRTSLGFIDRFLVAIESFRIPGILVFNKQDLLNDDMKEFQSELMELYEGLGYHCITTTALTDEGLEPFSELLKGKVSLLSGHSGVGKSTLVNAIAPDLAIKTQEVSTFANKGVHTTTFAEMFELEPGTFIIDSPGIKELGLADMKPEEISHYFPEMRDLLNQCRFNNCQHINEPGCMVKHAVTEGEIAMSRYESYLSMVGGGDNRK; encoded by the coding sequence ATGTTAGTAAAAGGGTTGGTGCTGCGCTCCACGGGCTCGTGGTATGATGTGAGAGACAGCAGGGACGGTCACATCTGGCAATGCAGGTTAAAAGGGAAATTTAAGGCACTGGGATTAAAGGTTACCAATCCCATTGCAGTAGGTGATTCTGTGAATTTTGAAATAGAAGACGACGTACAGAATTTCGGTATCATTCACGAGATCATGCCGCGTGAAAATTACGTAGTTCGTCAATCGGTACATAAAGCGGCTCATTCGCACCTTATCGCTGCTAATGTTGACCAGGCAATACTAATCGTTACATTGGTATTCCCGAGAACATCCCTGGGTTTCATCGACCGTTTTCTGGTGGCGATTGAGTCTTTTCGCATTCCTGGGATATTGGTTTTCAACAAACAGGATTTGCTCAATGACGACATGAAGGAATTTCAGTCGGAGCTCATGGAGTTGTATGAAGGGCTAGGCTATCATTGCATAACTACTACTGCCTTAACGGACGAGGGCCTCGAACCATTTTCCGAATTGCTCAAAGGGAAAGTTTCATTGCTTTCGGGGCATTCCGGCGTAGGCAAGTCAACATTAGTCAATGCAATTGCCCCCGATCTGGCGATCAAGACGCAGGAGGTTTCCACATTTGCCAATAAAGGGGTCCATACTACTACTTTTGCTGAAATGTTCGAATTGGAGCCTGGCACCTTTATCATTGACTCTCCCGGAATTAAGGAGCTTGGCCTGGCCGATATGAAACCAGAGGAGATCAGCCATTACTTTCCTGAAATGCGTGATTTGCTGAACCAATGCCGTTTTAATAATTGCCAGCATATCAACGAACCCGGCTGTATGGTAAAGCATGCGGTCACAGAAGGCGAAATTGCGATGAGCCGGTACGAAAGCTACCTCAGTATGGTAGGCGGTGGCGATAACCGCAAGTAA